A single region of the Biomphalaria glabrata chromosome 15, xgBioGlab47.1, whole genome shotgun sequence genome encodes:
- the LOC129923182 gene encoding uncharacterized protein LOC129923182: MQQKNMNQNSDQTEDTPTGYSADINISTPTGYSTDINISTPTGYSADINISTPTGYSTDINISTPTGYSADINISTPTGYSTDINISTPTGYSADINISTPTGYSTDINISTPTGYSTDINISTPTGYSADINISTPTGYSTDINISTPTGYSADINISTPTGYSADINISTPTGYPADINLS, translated from the coding sequence TACCCCAACAGGATACTCTGCTGATATCAATATTAGTACCCCAACAGGATACTCTACTGACATCAATATTAGTACCCCAACAGGATACTCTGCTGACATCAATATTAGTACCCCAACAGGATACTCTACTGACATCAATATTAGTACCCCAACAGGATACTCTGCTGATATCAATATTAGTACCCCAACAGGATACTCTACTGACATCAATATTAGTACCCCAACAGGATACTCTGCTGACATCAATATTAGTACCCCAACAGGATACTCTACTGACATCAATATTAGTACCCCAACAGGATACTCTACTGACATCAATATTAGTACCCCAACAGGATACTCTGCTGATATCAATATTAGTACCCCAACAGGATACTCTACTGACATCAATATTAGTACCCCAACAGGATACTCTGCTGACATCAATATTAGTACCCCAACAGGATACTCTGCTGACATCAATATTAGTACCCCAACAGGATACCCTGCTGACATCAATTTGAGCTAA